From one Microbacterium sp. 10M-3C3 genomic stretch:
- a CDS encoding low specificity L-threonine aldolase: MTYLHDPAVRGFASDNYSGVHPEVLAAIAEANGGHQISYGEDAYTERLQEVFAAHLGDGVQAFPVFNGTGANVVGLQSMLPRWGAVIAASTAHINVDEGGAPERVAGIKILNVPTDDGKLTPELIDREAWGWGDEHRAQPLVVSITQSTELGTLYSIEELRAIADHVHARGMRLHLDGARISNAAAALGVPLRAFTRDVGVDVLSFGGTKNGAMLGEAIVVLNPEASEGLTYLRKLDMQLSSKMRFVSAQLIALLEGDLWLRNAGHANAMAQRLRAGIEAGLADGSIRGVAFTQPTQANGVFATLPEGVADRLRESFRFYDWDAARREVRWMCSFDTTEDDIDAFVAAIARETTGA; encoded by the coding sequence GTGACCTATCTGCATGACCCGGCCGTGCGCGGCTTCGCCTCCGACAACTACTCCGGCGTGCACCCGGAGGTGCTCGCCGCGATCGCAGAGGCCAACGGCGGACATCAGATCTCGTACGGCGAGGACGCGTACACCGAGCGGCTGCAAGAGGTCTTCGCCGCCCATCTGGGTGACGGCGTGCAGGCCTTTCCCGTGTTCAACGGCACCGGCGCGAACGTCGTGGGCCTGCAGTCGATGCTGCCGCGCTGGGGCGCGGTGATCGCCGCGTCCACCGCGCACATCAACGTCGACGAGGGCGGCGCGCCCGAGCGGGTCGCCGGGATCAAGATCCTGAACGTGCCGACCGACGACGGCAAGCTGACCCCCGAGCTCATCGACCGGGAGGCGTGGGGCTGGGGCGACGAGCACCGCGCCCAGCCGCTCGTCGTCTCGATCACGCAGTCGACCGAGCTCGGCACGCTGTACTCAATCGAGGAGCTGCGCGCGATCGCCGACCACGTGCACGCGCGCGGCATGCGCCTGCACCTCGACGGCGCCCGCATCTCCAACGCGGCCGCGGCGCTGGGCGTGCCGCTGCGCGCGTTCACGCGCGACGTCGGCGTCGACGTGCTGAGCTTCGGCGGGACGAAGAACGGGGCGATGCTCGGCGAGGCCATCGTCGTGCTGAACCCCGAGGCATCCGAGGGCCTCACGTACCTCCGCAAGCTCGACATGCAGCTCTCGAGCAAGATGCGGTTCGTCTCGGCGCAGCTGATCGCGCTGCTGGAGGGCGACCTGTGGCTGCGCAATGCGGGGCACGCGAACGCGATGGCTCAGCGGCTGCGGGCGGGCATCGAGGCGGGGCTGGCGGACGGCTCGATCCGCGGCGTCGCCTTCACGCAGCCGACCCAGGCCAACGGCGTGTTCGCGACGCTTCCCGAGGGCGTCGCCGACCGGCTGCGCGAGAGCTTCCGGTTCTACGACTGGGACGCCGCGCGCCGCGAGGTGCGGTGGATGTGCAGCTTCGACACGACCGAGGACGACATCGACGCGTTCGTCGCTGCGATCGCCCGGGAGACGACCGGGGCCTGA